One window from the genome of Aerosakkonema funiforme FACHB-1375 encodes:
- a CDS encoding DUF3177 family protein gives MQNNPWFAPLVWMDYRLAVLFTVIVPLILLIWAFVKKNEAIQRLLIIYWRVASLLAITVYLMINAIPISFVTGIVARLLIPVSLWFWADINEEINDLPQRELKLAITSWRWGITVYSLLGAILGTPFLTCAISSKQALLSNPFCRVWLDPPWGYKQIFHANTNEAFLGFLAILALIIYVSYLSYFIFFRLGKQGRSAMEQ, from the coding sequence ATGCAAAATAACCCTTGGTTTGCACCGCTAGTCTGGATGGACTACCGACTGGCGGTATTATTTACTGTTATTGTGCCTTTGATTCTGCTAATTTGGGCTTTTGTCAAAAAAAACGAAGCTATTCAAAGGCTTTTAATTATTTACTGGCGAGTTGCTAGCCTTCTGGCAATCACAGTTTACCTGATGATTAACGCCATACCGATTAGCTTTGTAACTGGTATCGTAGCGCGTCTGCTCATTCCCGTATCATTGTGGTTTTGGGCGGATATCAATGAAGAAATTAACGACTTACCCCAACGCGAATTAAAGTTAGCTATTACATCATGGCGTTGGGGGATAACAGTTTACAGTCTGCTGGGAGCGATTTTGGGAACTCCTTTCCTCACCTGTGCAATTTCGTCTAAGCAAGCACTACTGTCAAACCCGTTTTGTCGAGTTTGGCTAGATCCGCCTTGGGGTTACAAGCAGATATTCCATGCCAATACAAATGAGGCATTTTTGGGTTTTTTGGCGATCCTTGCATTGATTATTTATGTTAGTTACTTGAGTTACTTTATATTTTTCAGATTGGGCAAACAAGGACGCTCAGCAATGGAACAATAA
- a CDS encoding DUF7734 family protein, translated as MTNSVGQRLERYTLRRPQEVLLVTAEIAGEEDRVAIFKGYSSSLMRPTSFDADVPILPSEAKIIRIDRLASPYNPDSPRYIEQGLTWETFQPLLSEVGV; from the coding sequence ATGACCAATTCTGTTGGCCAACGTCTGGAGCGATACACTCTCAGGCGTCCGCAGGAAGTACTGCTCGTGACAGCTGAAATTGCAGGTGAAGAAGACCGAGTTGCCATTTTCAAAGGTTATTCCAGTTCCTTAATGCGTCCGACATCTTTCGATGCGGATGTGCCGATATTGCCATCAGAGGCAAAAATTATCAGGATCGACAGGTTAGCAAGTCCTTATAACCCGGATTCTCCTCGCTATATCGAACAAGGATTGACGTGGGAGACATTCCAACCCCTGTTGTCAGAAGTCGGTGTTTGA
- a CDS encoding Calvin cycle protein CP12 codes for MSNIQEKIDQERDQARQVCDVSGSNSKECAAAWDAVEELQAEASHQRQSKKKNSLELYCDDNPDAAECRLYED; via the coding sequence ATGAGCAACATCCAAGAAAAAATCGACCAAGAGCGCGACCAAGCTCGTCAAGTCTGCGATGTCAGCGGTAGCAACTCTAAAGAGTGTGCTGCTGCTTGGGATGCTGTAGAAGAACTGCAAGCAGAAGCTTCTCATCAGCGCCAAAGCAAAAAGAAGAATTCCCTTGAGCTATATTGCGATGACAATCCCGATGCCGCTGAGTGTCGGTTGTACGAAGACTAA
- the glmM gene encoding phosphoglucosamine mutase yields the protein MVKSPVRTQVSSPSESPFCLAESIQSAKPLNSNRGWNPLSLPGTPLFGTDGIRGRVGELLNAELALQVGYWTGQMLRSTSANGNALGPIVLGQDTRNSSDMLAMALAAGLTSAGLEVWHLGVCPTPSVAYLTSVTEAAGGVMISASHNPPEDNGIKIFGPDGTKLPKEWQEKIEAGLRGQLGNLAANAWGRHYHRRELLGSYAESLQKPLLPDIDLRGMRIVLDLAWGAAVGIAPQVFADMGAEVICLHDSADGDRINVNCGSTHLEPLQNAVKQYRADMGFAFDGDADRVLAVDSQGRVVDGDRILYFWGKTLAAAAQLPKNMIVATVMANLGFERAWKNLGGEFLRTPVGDQYVHAEMLRHGAMLGGEQSGHILCRHYAVSGDGLLTSLHLAALVKRMNASLSELVDGSFQTYPQLLKNVRMEDRDRRVNWKNSDALTNAIAQAEAAMGDSGRILVRASGTEPLIRVMVEAVSAELAHHWADNLVLAVQQYL from the coding sequence ATGGTAAAAAGCCCCGTTCGGACTCAAGTGTCTAGCCCTTCGGAATCACCATTCTGCTTGGCTGAATCGATCCAATCGGCAAAACCGCTCAATAGCAATCGCGGTTGGAACCCCTTAAGTTTGCCCGGAACGCCGCTTTTTGGCACAGATGGGATTCGGGGAAGAGTGGGAGAGTTGCTCAATGCCGAACTAGCCCTACAAGTGGGTTATTGGACAGGTCAAATGCTGCGATCGACCTCTGCAAATGGCAACGCTTTGGGGCCGATCGTTCTGGGCCAAGATACCAGAAACTCCAGCGATATGTTAGCAATGGCACTAGCCGCCGGTCTTACCTCTGCCGGATTGGAAGTTTGGCATTTGGGTGTATGCCCCACGCCCTCTGTAGCTTATCTGACCAGTGTGACTGAGGCAGCAGGAGGAGTGATGATCTCCGCCAGTCACAACCCGCCAGAAGACAACGGGATTAAAATTTTTGGCCCGGATGGTACAAAGTTGCCCAAAGAATGGCAAGAAAAAATTGAAGCAGGACTGCGGGGTCAGCTCGGTAATTTGGCGGCGAATGCTTGGGGTAGGCACTACCATCGTCGGGAGTTGTTGGGTAGCTACGCCGAGTCGCTTCAGAAACCTCTGCTGCCAGATATCGATCTGCGGGGAATGCGAATTGTGCTGGATCTGGCATGGGGGGCAGCTGTGGGAATAGCACCCCAAGTGTTCGCCGATATGGGGGCAGAGGTGATTTGCTTGCATGACAGTGCAGATGGCGATCGCATCAATGTCAACTGTGGTTCGACCCATCTCGAACCCCTCCAAAACGCTGTCAAACAATATCGGGCAGATATGGGATTTGCCTTTGATGGAGATGCCGATCGCGTATTGGCAGTAGACTCTCAAGGTAGAGTTGTGGATGGCGATCGCATCCTCTATTTCTGGGGGAAAACTCTGGCAGCAGCAGCACAACTGCCCAAAAATATGATTGTGGCTACCGTGATGGCTAACCTGGGTTTTGAAAGAGCTTGGAAAAATCTAGGCGGTGAATTCCTGCGGACGCCAGTGGGAGATCAGTACGTCCATGCAGAAATGCTCCGTCACGGTGCTATGCTGGGCGGCGAGCAATCCGGACATATCCTCTGCCGTCATTATGCCGTCAGTGGCGACGGTCTGCTCACTTCGTTGCATTTGGCGGCGTTGGTAAAACGGATGAATGCTTCTCTATCCGAATTGGTCGATGGCAGCTTCCAAACTTACCCGCAACTATTGAAAAATGTCAGGATGGAAGATCGGGATCGCCGCGTTAACTGGAAAAACAGCGACGCTCTCACCAATGCGATCGCACAAGCAGAAGCTGCAATGGGAGACTCTGGCCGTATCTTAGTTCGCGCTTCCGGAACCGAACCTTTGATCCGCGTTATGGTGGAAGCCGTCAGCGCCGAACTCGCCCACCACTGGGCTGACAATTTAGTTCTAGCCGTTCAACAATATCTATAA
- a CDS encoding FIST signal transduction protein: MTNQIKWANALSTRPSLEAAVEEVAERANQSLQASADLAVVFISSAFASEYTRLMPLFREVLSVPAIIGCGGGGVIGVNRQGEVQEIEGEPGLSLSLMSLPGVNVRTFHVLPESLPDLDSSPDTWVDLIGVLPQAEPQFVLLADPFTSGINDLIQGLDFAYPGSIKVGGLASGSAVGGSSGLFCNYRLHREGTVGVALSGNLVVETIVAQGCRPIGEPYTVIAGERNVVMELEVPVTAQVGGSGKPRKPLDVLRDLIQTLSEEDRMLAQNSLFVGVARDEFKQDLEHGDFLIRNLLGVDPRVGAIAIGDRVRPGQRIQFHLRDAHTSADDLEMLLRRYQQQTPDSNKGAGALMFSCLGRGEGLYGSPNFDSRMFRRYLKNVPIGGFFCNGEIGPVAGNTFLHGYTSVFGICRQP; this comes from the coding sequence ATGACCAACCAGATAAAGTGGGCAAACGCTCTGTCAACCCGTCCTTCTTTAGAAGCGGCTGTAGAGGAAGTTGCAGAACGTGCCAATCAATCGTTGCAGGCGTCAGCAGATCTGGCTGTGGTGTTTATTTCGTCTGCTTTTGCCAGCGAGTATACCAGGCTGATGCCTTTATTCCGGGAGGTGCTATCGGTACCGGCCATAATTGGTTGCGGTGGCGGTGGTGTGATTGGCGTCAATCGACAGGGAGAGGTGCAGGAAATTGAGGGAGAACCAGGCTTAAGCTTGAGTTTAATGTCCTTACCCGGAGTAAATGTCCGCACTTTTCACGTCCTTCCCGAATCATTGCCGGATTTGGATAGTTCGCCAGATACGTGGGTGGATTTAATCGGTGTATTGCCACAAGCAGAACCTCAGTTTGTTTTGTTAGCCGATCCCTTTACATCTGGCATTAACGATTTAATTCAAGGTCTGGATTTTGCTTATCCGGGATCGATCAAAGTGGGTGGATTGGCAAGCGGTAGTGCTGTCGGCGGCAGTTCTGGCTTGTTTTGCAATTATCGGCTGCACCGGGAAGGAACTGTGGGTGTTGCCCTCAGCGGTAATCTTGTTGTGGAAACGATTGTGGCGCAGGGATGCCGTCCGATCGGCGAACCTTACACGGTGATAGCGGGAGAGCGGAATGTTGTGATGGAATTGGAGGTGCCTGTAACTGCTCAAGTGGGGGGTAGCGGAAAACCCCGCAAACCTTTGGATGTGTTACGGGATTTGATCCAAACTCTGAGCGAGGAGGATCGGATGCTGGCGCAGAATTCCCTGTTTGTGGGTGTGGCGCGGGATGAGTTCAAGCAGGATTTGGAACACGGAGATTTTTTGATTCGCAATCTGCTGGGGGTCGATCCCAGAGTTGGGGCGATCGCAATTGGCGATCGCGTCCGTCCGGGTCAGCGTATCCAATTTCACTTGCGCGACGCTCACACTTCTGCTGACGATTTGGAAATGTTGCTACGGCGCTATCAGCAACAAACACCTGATTCAAATAAAGGAGCCGGTGCTTTGATGTTTTCCTGTTTGGGACGGGGAGAGGGACTTTACGGGTCTCCCAATTTTGACTCCCGGATGTTCCGCCGTTACCTGAAAAATGTTCCGATCGGTGGTTTCTTCTGTAATGGCGAAATTGGCCCAGTAGCAGGTAACACTTTTCTGCACGGTTACACTTCCGTGTTTGGGATTTGCCGACAGCCCTAA